Within Limanda limanda chromosome 17, fLimLim1.1, whole genome shotgun sequence, the genomic segment GAACAAGTCGAAGTTCCCGAGAGCGCGCACACGCGCAGCAGCACGCGCCTGACGCGCGCGTCCCTGCGCCTCAGCCGAAGCTCACAAGGTAAAAGTTTGATGGAAGATGATAAATTACAGGAGACTCATGAACCTAGTGAATCTATTATACAGTTATAACCCATATAGAAACAAGACAGactttacaataacaataataatcatagtTATAAAGCACATGATACAAATACAGATGGAAGTacacaaataataatgattatataataatagagataaaagaaaaatgataacCTGGCCTTACAAGTGAATTCAGTTATAAGAAGACAACCTCTTAGTCTGATTTACCTCCTCAGGAAATCAGTTAATAATAAGTTTATTAACCTTTAATATAAAACCAGGCTTCACACTTTTATCTTGTTTTAGACTTTAGAAAGTTAGAGGAACCGTTTTCCCTTGTaagtttaatcaaacttttttgttattatatcaCAGTTGGGTTTTTTGTGAACTCTTCTGTTTATCATACATATTTAATATCCACACAAACCAAATCTGTCTACATGCAgtgcaatttatttatttaatataagtCCTTACGATGAGATATCTTCATCCAGAGACCACTTCCCACTGGCTTTTATATGAGCAGTGATAAAGCATGAATTGGTTgagactgccccccccccccccccttcactgcagagagagaaaggccgactctgttccctctgctgtttgttgcTGAGAGAAGTGCGAGTCTTCACTGAGGCTCAGCACAGAGTTCGCTCCAGACATTTCAGAAGTTCAGTCCTCCttcctgtgggggggggatcagaCTCCTCACAACCACTGAGGCCGCTCGCTAAACAAGtaactccttcttcttcttcttcttctcaccaTCTTTGTTTGGAGTTGCTCAGACTACTAATCTAGAATCTGGAAAACATTTAATGCCTCTGCTCTAAAAATGTTTCTGCACTCCAGTGATGCAACCAACAATTATCTCCAATATCATCTGACTGTTTATTGTCATCAACAGTCAGAAGATTATCAACCTTgactatgtttacatggacattCAAAAGGATTCACCTTATTCAGAATAAGACAAATATGATATCTTGCTAATAGACTATGCcattggttgtgttgttattcTTTAAGTTTATGAGGAAGGTTATTTAGTTTAAATAAAGCCGGATACTTTCAGGTCTCATACatttcctgtcctctcctcctctcctcctctcctcctctcctcctctcctctcctctcctctcctctcctctcctctcctctcctctcctctcctctcctctcctctcctctcctctcctctcctcctctcctctcctctcctctcctctcctctcctctcctctcccagaTAACGGCAGCTCAGTGAGGAGCAGTTCTCCTGCAGCAGTGGGATCCGATGAAGGCCTGGACTCGGCACCGGAACCGGCAACTCGCTCAGCAGTGACGGCGTCCGTCTTCTCCTCCGGGCGCAGGGTCACACGCAGCCAACAGGGAGCGACAAACAACACAGCCAAAAGATACCCGCTGCGCCAGAGTCGGTCGTCGGGGTCCGAGACTGAGGCTAATGgtgagaggatgagaaggaggagaggaacagacTGATGAGTGGactgggaaggaggagagaacaaGGGATGACATtaagatgaggggggggggggtctgtgtgtgtccttcattCATTGTGGTGCTAATATCATCTGGCCTGTCTGTTATCACAGCTTGTTCCTgatcacaaagaaaacaaatgtgtctgAGCACAGATCCAGGACATGTGTTGTCActggaatgaatgaatgaatgaatgaatgaatgaatgaatgaatgaatgagtgagtgattgaatgaatgaatgaatgaatgattgagtgaatgaatgaatgacctCACACAGACCAGGAGCTGCTGTTGTCTCACTTCAGCCACTGGAAGGAAAAGCACATTCATCTGTAATTTGATTGTGAGCTTATTCAATTTGATCATTCGTCATCTTAACAGTGAGTCATCGTGTTAGAAGATAGTAAGTTTGATGtcacaaccctaaccctaacccaatacACAGTTAATCATGATTTATAAGAATCATAATTAACCATCATTTTAGTTATGTCTCACAAATCTAATTTATTTGCTCAATACAAGAAGGTAACAGATGTTAAGCTGTGGACATTAACACATGTGAAATTTAAGTGTGGAGTTAATGTgctcaaattaaaattaaaggCAGAAATGACATGgagtaaaaatgtattatcacATCATTTAGTTATTAAAATGACTAGTAAtggtaaacatttaaatgtattacaaatacaaaacaacaagaGCCATACAATGGTCCCCAGTAGAAagtcatattaaatatttaagaaaatTCATTAATTGGATCACACCAAATCACCTTTGTTGATGAAGAAAGCTGAAAATCTGTAATccaattaaataatataatgaatTCAATATATCTCTGTCACAGATAATTAGCACTTTTGACAAACAATGAATCCCCACgagtaaacaataacaaaaataacaacgTAACAATCATCATTATCCAAACGGCAGAAATAGATTTTTTACTTTACAGTGTCTACGTCTCTCAAGTCTTTCTTGTCCTGATTGGCTCAGCAGATCTCAAGCCGTCCGAGGACCGGGACGAGACCCCCCCCCGCACGCCGACGGGCAACGCCCCCTCCTCGGAGTCGGACATCGAGGTTTCCAGCCCGAGCAACGACCTTGTGTCCTCCAGCAACGATATAGTAGTTTCacaagaggaggacgagagatTGGCTAAAGAGCTGTCGCTGAAAGAGGCCGCCGCCCACGACCTCTCTCACCGGCCCAAGCGACGGCGCTTCCACGAGAGTTACAACTTCAACATGAAGTGTCCGACGCCCGGGTGCAACTCGCTGGGTGAGGCCACACCCCCGCTGTGGCGTCCTGCTCTCATAGAGCTTCTCTGAGCTTCCTGTCTTTATTTGtccttccctctctgtccctccacaTCAGGTCATCTAACAGGGAGACATGAGAGACACTTCTCCATCTCAGGATGTCCTCTCTACCACAATCTGTCTGCGGACGAGTGCAAggtacacaagcacacacacacacacacgtcatcaGAAGAATCCActgtgttgctttaaaacagAAACTAGTTCTGTCTGTAATCTTAAAGTTTCtcttctgacattttattttgtggtaTTTCTTGACAACTATTTCCCACATTGGAGTAAAAATACGTTATTGTTAATATCCCACTGGGACCAAGTGTCCAGTGGATAAAACTGAAGGAATCCAACAGAATCAAATTGAAGTAGTCAAGCTGTGAAACCTCCAGGaaggtgggggtgtgtgtgtggggggggggggctgtgccATGTTTCTGCTGCAGGGCTGCTTGTGAGTGGCTGCTGGTGTTAGACAGTGTTGATGTTTTGTCAGGGCAAGGCATCGACCCGCGACAAACAGGCCGAGGAGAGAACACTGTCGCACCGTCAGGATGAGAACAGACATTCCACCAGGAACCAGGtaacgcacaacacacacacaagtgcatcAGGCAAACCTGACGCACACTCACACGTAACAACACACAGGTGTACAAACCCTTTCTCCTGTTTCATTCTATTTCACATGTCGGACTCACTTCATCTTGAGCTgaaggtgtgtctgtgtgcgctgAGGGGAATCCCCCTGTGATGCTcttaaagcagcagctcctcaaaAGGCACCGTATGAAATTTATATACACAATATAAcataagaatattttttttttaattgaactaAATAAGGATTTCGAACGGAACTTTCTTTTGAAAAGACTATCACAACAAACAAGAGAATACAGGGAAGATGAGTGAAGAGCTCCCCTCTTCTAACCCCtcctttattgtttgaattatgtgtgtatatgtttattatgttttattatttattatgttataatatatactttattgattatgttttttgttaAGTGTGTTTAGTAAAGTGCCGGCTTGAATTTAAAGTACCTGGTCTCTGGCTTATTATTTATGCTTTCACCCAACTCCTCGGAACCCAGAACCTAGAACTAATCCAGTATTTGGCCCATTAGAGGTAAATGCTACATGTACAAAATGGTAACATACACACTATGCAATCCATAATGTTGCAGCAAAACACATGTTAGACAAATGTAATCCATACAATCTTAAAGTAAGGAGGAAGGTGGGAGGGGTTTCAAGGACAGGAATGATATGGAACAAGAAAAAGATGAACACATTGCAACATATTGGTTATTGcatccacagaaaacacaaatataatcgTAAAAGTTGTCCATGTTTTACAAGCGACTGATCAAATGACCTCAGTGAGTAACTCTGCTCGTTTCATTCTCACTCCCTTAAAAGGTCAGGGGTCAAACTGCCTCTTTTgaaaggtttgtgtgtttcaggctcCGACCGAGCGGCAGCTGCGCTACAAGGAGAAGGTGacggagctgaggaggaagaggaactcCGGCCTCAACAAGGAGCAGAAGGACAAGTACatggtgagtgggggggggggcgaagacTGAACGTGTGTGATATGTCAAACTTACGCATTTGTCCATATTGTCCATATTTCTCCCCTGCGTGTACAGGAGCACCGTCAGAGCCACGGGGGGGGCCGGGAGCCGCTGCTGGAGAACATCACCAGCGACTACGACCTGGAGCTGTTCAGGAAAGCGCAGGCACGTGCCTCGGACGACCTTGTAAGAGAGAAAACTCATCctcacccccccgcccacaccccccccctgctgttctccttcctccttaTTTTTTTGTCCCCTCCTTTCTGCCttactcctcttcttctctgtttcagtCTGCAAACCCTCCTCTGCAGCCAAAGGAGGAGTCTGAGATATTTTTGGTAGTTTggagaatcacttcctgttgttctgTATTTCCTTTGCTCTGTTAGACTCGTTCGGATGAGACGACTTTGTTATTTTCAATCAGTTTCTTGTCGAACCTTCACTGTAACGTTTCAGCCTCTGAGGTAGAAAAGGCAGACGCTCACTTTCAGGTGCAAACACTTTATTCAGATACATGACAGGACTTCACAGCTGTCATTGGTTTACCTGCTAAATAACCTTTAAAAAGTAATTCACCAATTatcatgtttaaaatgtctatgttctttttgtctttgttgtagTGGCATGGTAATAAATAAAGTAGTTAATCTTAAACTTGTTCCTATTCAAAGCTTTAAACATCTTAAGTCCAGTTTTAGAGATTTAGAAAATAACTTCCCTTAAAAtccttttacacacacattccttcATATGAAGCCTTTTCTTGTTTGTTCCTCATCCTATGATTTACCAACATCTTTACAGTTATTTTGTGGATTTTTCTGTGACTGGTTTCCTCCACTGAGGTTCCTCCTAAGTTTGATCTTTGGCTCAACAGATCCTCTTCCCTGCATAATTGagatctcttcctcttcctcacccctCTGTCTGCTCGCCTGCCCTCTCTTCTTGTCCTCTTTATACCTTGTCCCTCCGTCTTCTCCTCCCTGCTGGCGTGGCCCGTACAGGAGAAGCTCCGTCTGTCCGGCCAGGTGTCGGAAGGCAGCAACATGATAAAGACCATCGTGTTTGGTCGCTACGAGCTGGACACCTGGTACCACTCTCCCTATCCGGAGGAGTACGCCCGCCTGGGGAGACTCTACATGTGCGAGTTCTGCCTGAAGTATATGAAGAGCCAGACCATTCTACGCAGGCACATGGTGAGGCAGCTCTCTGGAGGCATCTGCAGACCCGGACTTCTTATTTCTGGTTCTGCTCAAAAtacagtgtttgtttgctctgttttcCTTCTGTCAAAGGCCAAGTGTGTGTGGAAGCATCCTCCGGGCGACGAGATCTACAGGAAGGGAAACATCTCCGTCTTTGAAGTGGATGGAAAGAAGAACAAGGTAAATGTCCTCCTGACTTCCTTCCAGACGGTCCAGGAATCATTGATCCTCTTGTGTTTTATTGGAAACCTCTCGAGAAGCAAAGTGAGCTGTCAATGACTGGGGGGGGTTGAGAGGAAGTGACACGATTCAGATAAATCCATCGTCTTGTGTTCCGCTGTGGACGGACGCAGACTATCTACACATCTTCTACCTGAATGTAACACTCCTCTTAACCCAGTATCCAGGGAACttttacacaaagacacaaacacactgacaaggaaacacaacattgtgtaaatcATACAGATTGTCCTTCCTCACAGATTTACTGCCAGAACCTGTGTTTGCTGGCCAAACTCTTCCTGGACCACAAGACCCTGTATTACGACGTGGAACCTTTCCTCTTCTATGTGATGACGGAAGCTGACAACACCGGCTGCCACCTCGTCGGATACTTCTCCAAGGTGCAACACGCACGTGCTACATCTTATAcgtttgaattattattatacagaGAGACTGTGGAGACGAGAACAGAAGaaagtgtgttttcactgtCTGAGTTTTGTCAGTGCAGTGAACTTTCATTAAGTCtctctgttttaaaatgtttttatatcctCTGCCTGTGTAAGAATCACTAACCTCAACCTTGAAGAACTTGTCTCAGGTGATTGGACGTGTTTATGATTGATTGTCTTTCTGCAGGAGAAGAATTCCTTCCTAAACTATAACGTGTCCTGCATCCTCACCATGCCTCAGTACATGAGGCAGGGCTATGGCAAGATGCTCATCGACTTCAGTGAGTACAGACACAGTGTGTGAATTCATCTGTCGCGACTCTCACACATTCACTGAACTCCGTTTCCCCCCGGGGCGAATTCCTCCTCAGCCGATCAGCcctgtgattggttgttgtGTTACCTTGAGAGGACGTTTGACAGTGAAACTACTAAAATCTTTAAAATCTCTTTCACCAGGTTACCTGCTGTCtaaggtggaggagaaggtgggTTCACCCGAGCGTCCTCTGTCCGACCTGGGCCTCATCAGCTACCGCAGCTACTGGAAGGAGGTGCTGCTGCGCTACCTGAACAGTTTCCAGGGCAAGGAGATCTCCATCAAAGGTCAGGAGAGGAGCACAGGGCATTATAGAAAGAGGCTGCAGCAGTTCAGGAGAGAGGACGTTTGAAATAAAACCAACGAGTAACCAGCCCCAGACGGCATGACACTGTGTACaacttcctgttgtgtgtgCACCTCTGTGAATGGATTAGTGTTGCACGGTgtaccggtactagaaaggtaccgcggtacccttacgttaaaaacgatacggtttagcatatttttagtaccGGTACTTTATTATAATAGCAGGCAAAGAGAGCGCACTCTCTGCTCCGCTCCCTGTCCCGCTGACTGCATGCATTGActgcgaggggcggggctacccagctctcacacatgcaacaggcagCTTCACTCACAGCGAGTGATCCCAGGGAGGCATGGCTGAGCCGACCGTCCTCGGCTTGTTGAAAgtgattctctctcaaactgtgtggcacAATGGGCGGAGACATAACAGATGGAGCGCGCCaccgggagagggggggggatgtgaGGCGGGACTGtaacgtccgcatctctttcacGGCGGAACACTAAAACAAGTCGTTTTTTCTCCGGagccggggggtggggggggggtctcatcCCGCGGCTCCTCGGCCCCTCTGCAgcgctccctgtgcagtgttcatatgtCGAACGGGAACGTCACgttcatttgtcaaatcagcTTCGTATCAGaccagcatgaaaaaaacaggagcgggcgtgtgtgtgtgtgccccggggccccgcccccactcactcgctcagtgggcatgtttttactgttttttcacctcaaacacacatctgtaaaattatATAACTCATActtgtggaaataactatgtagtcatatagtcagatacggACAATAGGCCTACATCGCCGtgtataatcaatgctatgatgtcaccatgtagttttcattaaaatctttctgtaggctaatactaatatgaataccatttgttaagtgttcaaaaagctgggcaggaacaagctggtaaaaaagggaaccttacagatgttttatttattactatcataaataaatataccagtatcgtatttgtggtatcgtaccgtatttgtggtatcgtatcgaaagtatcgagtatcgtgatattttggcaggtatagtatcgaagtcataattttggtatcgtgacaacactaGAATGGATCAGCACCGAGTCAGTGTTAACGTGACGAGTCGTCCAGAACTAGGTCACTTCAAACCCATTCAGGCAGCGAGCGGGAGACGGCGTGCTCAGCACATCGGTTTCATTCTTCTGTTTCTCCCGTTACCTGAGAAAATCCTTGTTGCTGTCATGAACAGAAAAATGAGATGAAGAGTCTGCCGCCATGTTGGTGGATCTGTGAGCGAAatgcagaaaataataataatcaaaaccCTTCGTAACTACAGCAACCATCAGTGTGATGAAACTGCAAATGGTTCAGTAATAACACTCTATTCTATCTCTTTAGAGCTTTttatcttcttccttttcttttgagTTTGTTCTTTGAGTCTCTGCACGTCTTTTGGAATATTGACAGATGTTTTCATACACAATAAAGGAGATGATTTCTCTCAGTGCTCCCAGCCTGCACTCTGCGTTCTCTCAGTGTTGTGGAGACGAGCAGCTCATCACATCGCACACACGGGGTTGTGTCATCGTTTGATTAGTTCTAACTACACCACTGGGTTTCCACGTTCCTGTGAATGTCATATTTCTGCATCAGTTTTATGTTGCTGTGACAACAGTAATTCTGTTGGTTCATAGTCGCAGCCAGTATCTGCTCTGGTGAGGCAGCAGCAGTCCAAAGGGAAATTCCTCCGTAACTTTGGGATAGATGATTTGGTTCTGGGCCTTCTCGTCCCCCACAGAAGGAATTGTAgtaacttttcttttcactAACTTTTCCTCCACAGCACCAGCCTGTTTCATCCCAGAGTCTGACCTCCTCCCTCTGGTTTTACTCCTCTGTTCACAGAGATCAGTCAGGAGACGGCGGTGAACCCGGTGGATATCGTCAGCACATTGCAGTCGCTCCAGATGCTCAAATACTGGAAGGGAAAGCATCTGGTTTTAAAGAGACAGGTAAGAGACAAGGATccattttaaaaagtcaaactcCTCTTCA encodes:
- the LOC133023245 gene encoding histone acetyltransferase KAT7-like isoform X2 — encoded protein: MPRRKRTAGSSSDGTEDSDFSADLEQVEVPESAHTRSSTRLTRASLRLSRSSQDNGSSVRSSSPAAVGSDEGLDSAPEPATRSAVTASVFSSGRRVTRSQQGATNNTAKRYPLRQSRSSGSETEANDLKPSEDRDETPPRTPTGNAPSSESDIEVSSPSNDLVSSSNDIVVSQEEDERLAKELSLKEAAAHDLSHRPKRRRFHESYNFNMKCPTPGCNSLGHLTGRHERHFSISGCPLYHNLSADECKGKASTRDKQAEERTLSHRQDENRHSTRNQAPTERQLRYKEKVTELRRKRNSGLNKEQKDKYMEHRQSHGGGREPLLENITSDYDLELFRKAQARASDDLEKLRLSGQVSEGSNMIKTIVFGRYELDTWYHSPYPEEYARLGRLYMCEFCLKYMKSQTILRRHMAKCVWKHPPGDEIYRKGNISVFEVDGKKNKIYCQNLCLLAKLFLDHKTLYYDVEPFLFYVMTEADNTGCHLVGYFSKEKNSFLNYNVSCILTMPQYMRQGYGKMLIDFSYLLSKVEEKVGSPERPLSDLGLISYRSYWKEVLLRYLNSFQGKEISIKEISQETAVNPVDIVSTLQSLQMLKYWKGKHLVLKRQDLIDDWKAKETKRGNGKTIDPTALKWTPPKGT
- the LOC133023245 gene encoding histone acetyltransferase KAT7-like isoform X1, with the translated sequence MPRRKRTAGSSSDGTEDSDFSADLEQVEVPESAHTRSSTRLTRASLRLSRSSQDNGSSVRSSSPAAVGSDEGLDSAPEPATRSAVTASVFSSGRRVTRSQQGATNNTAKRYPLRQSRSSGSETEANADLKPSEDRDETPPRTPTGNAPSSESDIEVSSPSNDLVSSSNDIVVSQEEDERLAKELSLKEAAAHDLSHRPKRRRFHESYNFNMKCPTPGCNSLGHLTGRHERHFSISGCPLYHNLSADECKGKASTRDKQAEERTLSHRQDENRHSTRNQAPTERQLRYKEKVTELRRKRNSGLNKEQKDKYMEHRQSHGGGREPLLENITSDYDLELFRKAQARASDDLEKLRLSGQVSEGSNMIKTIVFGRYELDTWYHSPYPEEYARLGRLYMCEFCLKYMKSQTILRRHMAKCVWKHPPGDEIYRKGNISVFEVDGKKNKIYCQNLCLLAKLFLDHKTLYYDVEPFLFYVMTEADNTGCHLVGYFSKEKNSFLNYNVSCILTMPQYMRQGYGKMLIDFSYLLSKVEEKVGSPERPLSDLGLISYRSYWKEVLLRYLNSFQGKEISIKEISQETAVNPVDIVSTLQSLQMLKYWKGKHLVLKRQDLIDDWKAKETKRGNGKTIDPTALKWTPPKGT